Proteins co-encoded in one Kribbella qitaiheensis genomic window:
- a CDS encoding barstar family protein, with product MTDLHTLLANGLRPGVYRWHAHKLTADHVRRTVTAAGWSFVLLDTTQVSDKAGFLDVCKTTFDLPRWFGRNWDALADSLSDRSTGEPEVVLWEGWRELLDHDHDTVDVALQIFGEDAKESGQLRFLLREAHDVPDLVNDLPVV from the coding sequence ATGACCGATCTGCACACCTTGCTGGCGAACGGGCTGCGGCCTGGGGTGTACCGCTGGCACGCTCACAAGCTCACTGCCGACCACGTACGCCGTACCGTGACCGCGGCGGGCTGGAGCTTCGTCCTGCTGGACACGACGCAGGTGTCCGACAAGGCGGGCTTCCTGGACGTCTGCAAGACCACCTTCGACCTACCGCGCTGGTTCGGACGGAACTGGGACGCACTGGCCGACTCGCTGAGTGACAGGTCGACAGGCGAGCCCGAGGTGGTGCTGTGGGAGGGGTGGCGAGAGCTGCTCGACCACGACCACGACACGGTCGACGTGGCGCTGCAGATCTTCGGCGAAGACGCGAAGGAGTCCGGCCAACTGCGGTTCCTGCTCCGCGAGGCTCACGACGTACCGGATCTGGTCAACGACCTGCCGGTGGTCTAG